A single region of the Phycisphaerae bacterium RAS1 genome encodes:
- the czcB_1 gene encoding Cobalt-zinc-cadmium resistance protein CzcB — translation MSTNRNERADQSSELQTGRAAATKTSRPSGLVGFARTALRSVPTLLVLLALGGAGYWGHKNDWRAPKFASLFGSPPAAEPEDWCAEHNVPESRCIKCHPELAGEAPKDWCKEHGVPESRCTICHPEILTKGVAGDWCKEHGVPESNCTLCHPEIAVKGDLAKPADAPKVLATDGAAAIAASKPAKDPATCQTHALRVQFASAESVRKAGVKLDTVIERPMEQVITGNAETQYDRTRYAQVASRLTGVVWRVEKELGQAVQKGEVLALVDAAAVGRTKAELLTAAAQRELRRQTLRRVEKLLPQKISSEADLQEAQAALREAEIGVFNARQALINVGLMVPADTEAVPDERELQLLGLPDHIRASLEPGATSANLVPLFAPLDGIVVQREIVAGEVVEASKPLFAVADTRRMWLTIDLPQAQVGRVALGQPVRFRPERGDGAISGTIAWVSTAVDDQTRTVKARAELDNADGRLLANSFGRAQLTIRESPKAIAVPSEAIQWEGCCHIVFVRLTDDIFQTRKVRLGARGAQYTEVLVGLLPGEVVAAAGSHVLKSEILKGNLGAGCCADE, via the coding sequence ATGTCAACCAATCGAAATGAACGCGCCGATCAGAGCAGCGAGCTGCAAACTGGTCGCGCTGCTGCGACAAAAACGAGCCGCCCGTCGGGGCTAGTCGGTTTCGCCAGGACCGCCCTCCGGTCTGTGCCCACGTTGCTCGTGCTGCTCGCGCTAGGCGGCGCGGGCTACTGGGGCCACAAGAACGATTGGCGCGCGCCGAAATTCGCGTCGCTGTTTGGGTCGCCGCCCGCCGCTGAACCGGAGGACTGGTGCGCCGAGCACAATGTGCCGGAGTCGCGCTGCATCAAGTGTCATCCGGAGCTCGCGGGCGAGGCCCCGAAGGACTGGTGCAAAGAGCACGGCGTGCCCGAATCACGCTGCACGATCTGTCACCCTGAAATCCTGACCAAGGGCGTGGCCGGCGACTGGTGCAAAGAGCACGGAGTGCCGGAGTCAAACTGCACGCTCTGTCATCCCGAGATCGCCGTGAAGGGCGACCTTGCGAAGCCAGCGGACGCACCGAAGGTTCTCGCGACGGATGGCGCCGCGGCGATCGCCGCGAGCAAGCCGGCGAAAGACCCGGCGACCTGTCAGACACATGCGCTGCGGGTGCAGTTCGCCTCGGCCGAATCGGTCAGAAAGGCCGGCGTGAAGCTCGACACCGTGATCGAGCGGCCGATGGAACAGGTCATCACCGGCAACGCCGAAACGCAATACGACCGAACGCGCTACGCCCAAGTCGCATCGCGGCTCACGGGCGTCGTTTGGCGCGTGGAGAAGGAACTCGGGCAGGCCGTACAGAAAGGCGAGGTGCTGGCGCTAGTGGATGCAGCCGCGGTTGGCCGCACGAAGGCCGAGTTGCTGACGGCCGCAGCGCAGCGCGAGCTGCGGAGGCAGACACTCCGGCGCGTCGAGAAACTGCTGCCACAGAAGATCAGCAGCGAAGCCGACCTTCAGGAAGCGCAAGCCGCCCTGCGAGAGGCGGAGATTGGCGTGTTCAACGCGCGTCAAGCGCTCATTAATGTGGGGCTCATGGTTCCTGCCGATACAGAAGCGGTCCCGGACGAACGGGAGCTCCAGCTCCTGGGCCTGCCGGATCACATTCGGGCGTCACTTGAACCGGGAGCAACGTCTGCGAACCTCGTGCCGCTGTTTGCTCCGCTGGATGGGATTGTCGTGCAGCGCGAAATTGTGGCGGGCGAGGTCGTTGAAGCATCCAAGCCGCTGTTTGCCGTTGCCGACACGCGCCGGATGTGGCTGACGATCGACCTGCCGCAGGCACAGGTCGGACGAGTCGCGCTGGGGCAACCCGTGCGTTTCCGGCCGGAGCGCGGGGACGGAGCGATCAGCGGAACGATCGCCTGGGTCAGTACCGCCGTCGACGACCAGACGCGAACCGTCAAAGCGCGGGCAGAGCTGGACAACGCGGACGGGCGCTTGCTGGCGAATTCATTCGGCCGGGCGCAGCTCACCATCCGCGAGTCTCCCAAGGCCATCGCGGTGCCCAGCGAAGCGATCCAGTGGGAGGGCTGTTGCCACATCGTTTTCGTTCGGCTGACGGACGACATCTTCCAAACGCGCAAGGTCCGGCTCGGGGCGCGAGGCGCGCAATACACCGAAGTTCTCGTCGGCCTGTTGCCGGGTGAGGTCGTCGCCGCGGCTGGGAGCCACGTGTTGAAGTCCGAGATCTTGAAGGGCAACCTCGGCGCCGGCTGCTGCGCCGACGAATAG
- the czcA_3 gene encoding Cobalt-zinc-cadmium resistance protein CzcA, with translation MLNWIINWSLHHRLLVLGVTLGFFVGGLIAVSHLNIDAFPDTTPVQVQINTVAPSLGPEEVERQITIPVEQSISGLPSLTNVRSISKFGLSQVVVTFSDDIDIYFARRLIGERLSTVELPTGIAAPEMGPVATGLGEIFHYVVRSDSRSLTELRTIQDWTIKPVLRAVSGVAEINSWGGYEKQYQVRIDPNRLIKYGLSYDEVVEALERNNLNAGGGSIASGGAMQLVQGLGRVATLDQIGDVVIKAKDGVPIHVDDVASVEIGAEIRRGAVTFGGRGEAVLGLGFMLMGQNPHDVTTRLKAKLETVKATLPTGVHIETVYDRTELVEHVIDTVRKNLFEGGLLVIAVLFMFLGNLRAGLIVMLAIPLSMLFAFSGMVQFAIAGSLMSLGALDFGLVVDSAVIQIENVARHVAHDRTRRRFIDIVRDAVLEVRKPTMFGELIIVLVYVPILALEGIEGKLFRPMALTVIFALAGSLILSLTLMPVLASLFLPRRMEERDPFLVRLCRGLYSPVLRFVMRHNAVVLGMALCVLVVAVIVARGLGAEFIPKLSEGAIVANVIRLAGTDLDESIRYNTQMEMALLAAFPDEIRYVWSRTGTAEVATDPMGVELTDIFLSFTPRQQWKRARSQAELVELIQRELRDMPGQRVAMTQPIEMRMNEMIAGVRGDIAMKLYGDDLDVLKATGDRIGAILGSIQGAADMSTEQLTGQPVLQIKVDQEALARHGVPAKAVMDIVESLGSKPLGEVIEGQLRFPLVARLPDSYRRDSEAIRAIVLPTASGQRVPLANLAMVEEVEGPSTIMREWGQRRTTVQVNVRGRDVVSYIAEAQRRIAAEVPLPPGRYHIEWGGQFEQFERARNRLLIVVPVVLVMVFVLLYITYNRVLDAVRVFTGVPFAVVGGVMALWVRDMPFSISAGVGFIALSGVAVLGDMVLVSYVRQLLARDFPLREAVAEAAMTRLRPVLMTALVAALGFVPMALSTGVGAEVQRPLATVVIGGVISSTLLTLLVLPAIYLVFGASAAVARQEEQVEVAESTIPARSTVGEPTTAEAGPVHA, from the coding sequence ATGTTGAACTGGATTATTAACTGGTCGCTGCACCACCGGCTGCTCGTGCTTGGCGTGACGCTCGGCTTCTTCGTCGGGGGACTGATTGCGGTCAGTCACCTGAACATCGACGCCTTCCCCGATACGACGCCCGTGCAGGTCCAGATCAACACGGTCGCCCCATCATTGGGACCGGAAGAAGTCGAGCGACAGATCACGATTCCTGTCGAACAGTCCATCAGCGGATTGCCCAGCCTCACGAACGTGCGCTCCATCTCGAAATTCGGTTTGTCGCAGGTCGTCGTGACGTTCAGCGATGACATCGACATCTACTTTGCGCGGCGGCTGATTGGCGAACGGCTATCGACGGTCGAACTGCCGACGGGCATAGCCGCGCCGGAAATGGGCCCGGTCGCAACCGGCTTGGGCGAGATCTTCCACTACGTCGTCCGTTCCGACTCACGCAGTCTTACCGAGCTACGAACGATTCAGGACTGGACGATCAAGCCCGTCTTACGCGCCGTCTCCGGCGTAGCCGAGATCAACAGTTGGGGCGGCTATGAAAAGCAATATCAGGTGCGGATCGACCCGAACCGCTTGATTAAGTACGGGCTGTCGTACGACGAAGTCGTCGAGGCGTTGGAGCGGAACAATCTCAACGCGGGTGGCGGGAGTATCGCCTCCGGCGGCGCGATGCAGCTCGTCCAGGGACTTGGGCGCGTGGCTACGCTCGACCAGATCGGCGACGTCGTCATCAAAGCCAAGGACGGCGTCCCGATCCATGTTGACGACGTGGCCAGCGTTGAAATCGGGGCGGAGATCCGACGGGGTGCTGTCACGTTCGGCGGGAGAGGAGAGGCGGTGCTCGGCCTGGGCTTCATGCTGATGGGCCAGAATCCGCACGACGTGACGACACGGTTGAAGGCGAAGCTCGAGACGGTCAAGGCGACGCTACCTACGGGCGTGCATATCGAGACGGTCTACGACCGCACCGAGTTGGTCGAACACGTCATCGACACCGTCCGCAAGAACCTGTTTGAGGGCGGACTGCTCGTCATCGCCGTGCTGTTCATGTTTCTGGGGAACCTCCGCGCCGGGCTCATCGTCATGCTGGCGATCCCGCTCTCGATGCTGTTTGCATTCTCGGGCATGGTCCAGTTTGCCATCGCCGGCAGCCTCATGAGCCTGGGGGCGCTCGACTTTGGCTTGGTGGTGGATAGCGCAGTCATTCAGATCGAGAACGTCGCGCGACATGTCGCCCACGATCGAACCAGGCGCCGTTTCATCGACATCGTGCGCGACGCGGTATTGGAGGTTCGGAAGCCGACGATGTTCGGCGAGTTGATCATCGTCCTGGTATACGTGCCCATCCTGGCGCTCGAAGGCATCGAGGGCAAGCTGTTCCGGCCGATGGCGCTGACGGTCATTTTCGCGCTGGCGGGATCCCTGATCCTCTCGCTCACGTTGATGCCGGTGCTCGCGAGCCTGTTCCTGCCCCGCCGCATGGAGGAGCGCGACCCGTTCCTGGTCCGGCTATGCCGCGGGCTCTATTCACCCGTGCTTCGCTTCGTGATGCGGCACAACGCCGTCGTACTGGGAATGGCGCTGTGCGTGCTCGTGGTCGCAGTAATCGTCGCTCGCGGACTCGGAGCGGAGTTCATCCCCAAGCTCTCTGAAGGCGCCATCGTCGCCAACGTGATTCGGCTAGCGGGGACCGATCTGGACGAGTCGATACGCTACAACACACAGATGGAGATGGCCTTGCTCGCGGCTTTCCCAGACGAAATCCGCTACGTGTGGAGTCGGACGGGCACGGCCGAGGTTGCGACGGACCCGATGGGTGTCGAGCTGACCGACATCTTTCTGTCGTTTACGCCGCGACAGCAGTGGAAGCGGGCGCGCTCGCAGGCCGAACTGGTCGAGTTGATTCAGCGCGAGCTGCGCGACATGCCCGGCCAGCGCGTCGCCATGACGCAACCCATCGAGATGCGCATGAACGAGATGATCGCCGGTGTGCGCGGCGATATCGCCATGAAGCTCTATGGTGATGACCTGGACGTTCTCAAGGCCACCGGCGACCGAATCGGCGCGATTCTGGGCTCGATCCAGGGTGCGGCCGACATGTCCACGGAGCAGCTCACCGGGCAGCCCGTGCTTCAGATCAAGGTCGATCAGGAGGCCCTGGCTCGTCACGGCGTTCCCGCCAAGGCAGTCATGGATATTGTCGAATCCCTTGGCAGCAAGCCGTTGGGCGAAGTGATCGAGGGCCAGCTCCGTTTTCCGCTTGTCGCGCGGCTGCCTGACTCCTATCGACGGGATTCGGAGGCGATCCGCGCCATCGTTCTGCCCACCGCGTCAGGACAGAGGGTGCCGCTCGCGAATCTGGCAATGGTCGAGGAAGTCGAAGGACCATCCACGATCATGCGCGAATGGGGTCAGCGCCGCACGACCGTTCAGGTAAACGTCCGTGGGCGCGACGTGGTCAGCTACATCGCCGAGGCGCAGCGCCGCATCGCGGCAGAGGTGCCGCTTCCGCCCGGGCGCTATCATATCGAGTGGGGTGGCCAGTTCGAGCAATTCGAGCGCGCCCGCAATCGACTGTTGATCGTCGTCCCGGTCGTGCTCGTAATGGTCTTCGTCCTGCTCTACATCACCTACAACCGGGTTTTGGACGCAGTGCGCGTTTTCACGGGCGTTCCTTTCGCCGTGGTCGGAGGCGTGATGGCGCTATGGGTGCGAGACATGCCCTTTTCGATTTCCGCCGGCGTCGGCTTCATCGCCCTGTCGGGCGTGGCTGTGCTGGGTGACATGGTGCTCGTTTCGTACGTCCGCCAGTTGCTCGCGCGCGACTTTCCGCTGCGCGAAGCCGTCGCGGAAGCAGCAATGACGCGATTGCGCCCGGTTCTGATGACCGCGCTCGTAGCAGCGCTCGGCTTCGTGCCGATGGCCCTGAGCACGGGCGTCGGGGCCGAAGTTCAGCGTCCCTTGGCGACCGTCGTGATCGGCGGCGTGATCAGCAGCACGCTTCTGACGCTGCTTGTGTTGCCCGCCATCTATCTCGTTTTCGGCGCCTCAGCCGCTGTAGCGCGGCAGGAGGAGCAGGTTGAAGTCGCTGAGTCAACCATCCCGGCTCGCAGTACCGTCGGCGAACCGACGACAGCCGAAGCCGGACCTGTTCATGCGTAA
- the czcC gene encoding Cobalt-zinc-cadmium resistance protein CzcC precursor — protein sequence MPSIARWSIFGCLISGALLIVGCASVNARPDYDRVDRQVASVVGQPLSYRPGDEPAVRSMTTGLLEDGLTAQEAVQIALLNNPKVWAGLLRTGMASADVVQAGLFTNPTVGVRLRFPEAGGLADFETGLSQNIADLWMIPARTRAAERDLDRSILETARETAAIAYDTKVAYYNAVAAHRSLEISRENLGLVEQLLRITEARLEAGAVGSLDVNLVRGLVLRAGVDQRNARLVAATAKRTLATLLGLDAPAEDIRLVDPLPAPIATTLEAERLVEVARDARLDLRAARDAVSAAEARVELEYVKVFQNVQLSFDLERNARRALPGRDIAADTARASIANGALTAPGIESRGQRRLARSQEIEAILGPGLSVTLPIFDQNQAQIAKAKLAMQEADALLESLLRTVSQETREAADRATTAWGVARLYEQEVLPQAQTTLELSQSAYQAGQTAILNVIDAQRSLLETRQAYVAALQSAASALVDLERATARPATFLLQSAGTQPASTQPAPNPGADAVHPQETNR from the coding sequence ATGCCCTCCATCGCACGATGGAGCATTTTTGGCTGTCTGATTTCCGGCGCGCTGCTGATAGTCGGCTGTGCGTCCGTCAACGCGCGGCCCGACTATGACCGCGTCGATCGGCAAGTCGCGTCGGTCGTCGGCCAGCCACTTTCGTATCGCCCGGGCGACGAACCGGCTGTGCGATCAATGACGACGGGGTTGCTGGAAGACGGCCTGACGGCGCAGGAAGCCGTGCAAATTGCGCTGCTGAACAACCCGAAAGTATGGGCCGGACTGCTCCGGACCGGGATGGCTAGCGCTGACGTCGTCCAGGCCGGGCTGTTCACGAACCCGACGGTCGGAGTTCGCCTCCGTTTCCCGGAAGCCGGCGGCTTGGCCGACTTTGAAACCGGATTGTCCCAGAACATTGCGGACCTGTGGATGATCCCGGCGCGAACGCGGGCGGCCGAGCGCGACCTCGATCGCTCCATCCTGGAGACGGCCCGAGAGACCGCGGCGATCGCGTATGACACGAAGGTCGCGTACTACAACGCCGTCGCAGCGCACCGCTCGCTGGAAATCTCACGTGAGAATCTCGGGCTCGTTGAACAACTCCTGAGAATCACCGAAGCGCGCCTCGAAGCGGGCGCCGTGGGTTCGCTCGACGTGAATCTCGTGCGCGGCCTCGTGCTTCGCGCCGGCGTCGACCAGCGCAACGCCCGCCTGGTGGCTGCGACGGCCAAGCGCACGCTCGCCACGCTGCTGGGCCTGGACGCTCCGGCCGAGGATATCCGCCTCGTGGATCCGCTGCCCGCGCCGATTGCAACGACGCTTGAAGCCGAACGGCTGGTTGAGGTCGCCCGCGACGCCCGGCTTGACCTCCGAGCCGCTCGTGACGCTGTGTCCGCGGCCGAAGCGCGCGTCGAACTCGAATATGTGAAGGTCTTTCAGAACGTCCAACTCAGCTTCGACCTGGAACGCAACGCACGCCGCGCATTGCCCGGCCGGGATATCGCGGCGGATACGGCGCGGGCTTCGATTGCGAACGGCGCGCTGACTGCGCCGGGCATCGAGTCGCGCGGACAGCGCCGGCTGGCGCGCAGTCAGGAAATCGAAGCCATTCTGGGACCGGGGCTCAGTGTCACCCTTCCGATTTTCGATCAGAACCAGGCCCAGATCGCCAAGGCCAAGCTGGCGATGCAGGAAGCCGACGCACTACTGGAATCGCTCCTGCGGACCGTTTCCCAGGAAACCCGTGAAGCCGCCGACCGCGCCACGACCGCTTGGGGAGTCGCACGCCTCTATGAGCAGGAAGTGCTGCCACAGGCGCAAACGACACTTGAACTGTCGCAGTCTGCCTATCAGGCGGGTCAGACAGCCATCTTGAACGTGATTGATGCGCAGCGGTCGTTGCTCGAGACGAGGCAGGCGTACGTGGCGGCACTCCAGAGCGCCGCCAGCGCGCTGGTGGATCTGGAACGCGCGACTGCTCGACCGGCGACGTTTCTGCTCCAGTCGGCCGGAACACAACCGGCATCAACGCAACCCGCACCAAATCCGGGGGCTGACGCTGTACATCCACAGGAGACGAATCGATGA
- the czcB_2 gene encoding Cobalt-zinc-cadmium resistance protein CzcB has product MTRPICWFALAALGALVVALPACRDKDGKGAPPKTEAAHKGDEHAGHDHGDEGHSDEVVLMPEAIERYGIKVEQASLYKLKPTFLAPARVSFNAEAMAHVGSPLPGRVTELRAKLGDIVSKGDVLLVVESPELGEAQSNFLQKRILAQTSVAGVNLAKNALERATRLYEQNKGIALDEVQRREVEYKSAQAAYQTGQSAAVAAENKIHVLGMDQSAVEKLAETGEVNPRFTIVAPLPGRVVEREVTLGELVNPEKEALIVLADTTTLWVLADVPEARLPEVSIGAQAWLKSSAVNGHKHEGTVSYISPMVNPRTRSAQVRVAVQCKHGTLWPGMFVQVEISATDQANPDPPPVVAVPEDALQTVEGVPSVFVPVLNEPNTFTKRPVTAGKPVAGLVPIHSGLVEGESFVASGSFILKAELGKASAEHQH; this is encoded by the coding sequence ATGACCCGACCCATCTGCTGGTTCGCACTCGCCGCGCTTGGCGCACTCGTCGTCGCGCTTCCCGCGTGCCGGGACAAGGACGGAAAAGGCGCGCCGCCGAAAACCGAAGCGGCGCACAAGGGTGATGAGCACGCCGGTCACGATCATGGCGACGAGGGGCACAGCGACGAGGTGGTGCTCATGCCCGAGGCGATCGAGCGATACGGCATCAAGGTCGAGCAGGCGTCGCTCTACAAGCTCAAGCCGACCTTTCTGGCGCCGGCGCGCGTGTCTTTCAATGCCGAGGCGATGGCACACGTCGGCTCGCCGCTACCCGGTCGAGTTACCGAGCTGCGCGCCAAACTGGGCGACATCGTCAGCAAGGGCGATGTGCTGCTGGTGGTCGAGAGTCCCGAGCTCGGCGAGGCGCAGAGCAACTTTCTGCAAAAGCGCATCCTCGCACAGACCTCCGTCGCCGGAGTGAACCTGGCGAAGAACGCCCTCGAGCGCGCCACGCGGCTCTATGAACAGAACAAGGGCATCGCCCTCGACGAAGTCCAGAGGCGTGAGGTTGAGTACAAGTCCGCGCAAGCCGCCTATCAGACGGGTCAGTCGGCCGCCGTCGCCGCGGAGAACAAGATCCACGTGCTCGGGATGGATCAATCCGCGGTCGAAAAGCTGGCCGAAACGGGCGAGGTGAACCCGCGCTTCACGATCGTTGCCCCGCTCCCCGGTCGCGTGGTCGAGCGTGAGGTGACGTTGGGCGAATTGGTCAACCCGGAGAAGGAAGCGCTGATCGTGCTCGCCGACACGACAACGCTCTGGGTGTTGGCCGATGTTCCCGAGGCGCGCTTGCCGGAGGTCTCGATCGGCGCTCAGGCATGGCTCAAGTCCAGCGCGGTGAACGGCCACAAGCATGAGGGAACCGTCTCGTACATCTCACCGATGGTCAATCCGCGGACGCGGTCGGCGCAAGTTCGCGTCGCCGTGCAATGCAAGCACGGCACGCTCTGGCCAGGGATGTTTGTGCAGGTCGAAATCAGCGCCACGGATCAGGCCAATCCCGACCCGCCGCCGGTCGTGGCGGTTCCTGAAGACGCGCTTCAGACGGTCGAGGGCGTGCCGTCAGTGTTTGTCCCGGTCCTGAACGAGCCAAACACGTTCACCAAGCGGCCGGTCACCGCCGGGAAACCCGTGGCCGGACTCGTTCCAATCCACTCCGGGCTGGTCGAGGGGGAGTCGTTCGTCGCCTCCGGGAGCTTCATTCTGAAGGCTGAGTTGGGCAAGGCGAGTGCCGAGCACCAGCACTGA
- the cadA gene encoding putative cadmium-transporting ATPase yields MRQLDLKIDGMDCAEEIAALRAALGPLSGIQKIDFNLLERRMTVQFTPEQVGDEAIIRAVQRTGLRATPFREAAEYADDRSLWRRRGRTLMTAVSGVLLVAGFVAHVGAAGWRTAIGEHALSAIPLVVRCVYVLAAVAGAWFVLPKAWFSLRRLRPDMNLLMTIAVTGALAIGEYFEAAAVAFLFALSLALEAWSVGRARRAIAALMSLTPPQARVVQADGNETLVDVADVPVGGRFVLKPGEKVPLDGRIVTGQTTVDQSPITGESLPVSKQVGDLVFAGSLNHDGAIEVESVKPASESTVSQIIKLVREAQSRRSPAERWVETFARYYTPAVLALAVIVGAVVPLMVGNWSAWFYQALVLLVIACPCALVISTPVSIVAALASAARHGVLIKGGEFVELPARLKAIALDKTGTLTQGRPAVRDAVPLSGHTEAELLEIAAAIELRSEHPLAQAIVSHAKARGIRPLPVQDYQALKGKGATALLNGRSVWIGSHRYLEERGEETPELHDQLEAMSGAGSSVVVVGEDGHVCGLIALADQLRPDASAVVQDLRAAGIEHVIMLTGDNTPTAKAIAQASGIDEFRAELRPEDKVTAIEELVQRYGTVGMIGDGVNDAPALARASVGFAMGAIGTDAAIETADIALMSDDLSRVPWLIRHSRRALRIVRQNIVASLAIKAAFIGLTLLGHASLWAAIAADMGVSLLVVGNALRLLSDVAQSDSAVGISIERRSQ; encoded by the coding sequence GTGAGGCAGTTGGACTTGAAAATCGACGGCATGGACTGCGCGGAGGAGATCGCGGCGCTGCGCGCGGCGCTCGGTCCCCTCTCCGGCATTCAGAAAATCGACTTCAATCTGCTCGAACGCCGCATGACCGTCCAATTCACGCCCGAGCAGGTGGGTGATGAAGCGATCATTCGAGCCGTGCAGCGGACGGGGCTGCGGGCGACCCCATTCCGCGAAGCGGCGGAGTACGCGGACGATCGCTCGCTGTGGCGACGCCGGGGCCGCACGCTCATGACGGCGGTCTCGGGTGTGCTGCTCGTCGCCGGGTTCGTTGCGCACGTCGGCGCCGCTGGTTGGAGAACCGCAATCGGCGAGCATGCCCTGTCTGCGATCCCCTTGGTGGTGCGTTGCGTGTATGTGCTGGCGGCAGTGGCAGGCGCGTGGTTCGTGCTTCCCAAAGCATGGTTTTCGCTGCGTCGGCTGCGGCCGGACATGAATCTACTGATGACGATCGCCGTCACGGGTGCGCTGGCGATCGGAGAATACTTCGAGGCGGCCGCCGTCGCGTTCCTGTTCGCGCTTTCGCTGGCACTGGAAGCGTGGAGCGTCGGCCGCGCGCGGCGCGCGATTGCCGCTTTGATGTCGTTGACGCCGCCGCAGGCCAGGGTTGTGCAGGCGGACGGCAACGAAACACTGGTCGACGTCGCGGACGTGCCCGTGGGCGGGCGCTTCGTCCTCAAGCCCGGCGAAAAGGTCCCGCTCGACGGCCGGATCGTTACTGGACAGACAACGGTCGACCAGTCACCAATCACGGGCGAATCATTGCCCGTCTCCAAGCAGGTAGGTGACTTGGTCTTCGCGGGCTCGTTGAATCACGACGGCGCCATTGAGGTCGAGTCGGTCAAGCCCGCTTCTGAAAGCACCGTCTCCCAGATCATCAAGCTGGTGCGCGAGGCGCAAAGCCGTCGCTCGCCCGCGGAGCGCTGGGTCGAGACTTTCGCGCGCTACTACACGCCCGCGGTGCTGGCTCTGGCCGTCATTGTCGGCGCCGTCGTTCCGCTCATGGTCGGCAACTGGAGCGCCTGGTTCTACCAAGCACTGGTACTGCTCGTCATCGCCTGCCCGTGCGCGCTGGTTATTTCGACGCCCGTCAGCATCGTCGCCGCCTTGGCCAGCGCTGCGCGCCACGGCGTGCTGATCAAGGGCGGCGAGTTCGTCGAACTGCCCGCCCGGCTCAAGGCCATCGCGCTCGACAAGACCGGCACGCTCACCCAGGGGCGCCCCGCCGTGCGGGACGCCGTGCCGTTGTCTGGGCATACTGAAGCCGAATTGCTCGAAATCGCGGCGGCGATCGAGTTGCGATCGGAACACCCGCTTGCCCAGGCCATCGTCAGCCATGCCAAGGCACGCGGGATTCGTCCGCTGCCGGTGCAGGACTATCAAGCACTCAAGGGTAAGGGCGCAACGGCGCTCTTGAACGGGCGCTCCGTCTGGATCGGTTCCCACCGCTACCTCGAAGAGCGCGGCGAGGAGACGCCCGAGCTACACGACCAGCTTGAGGCGATGTCCGGCGCCGGAAGCAGCGTGGTGGTCGTGGGTGAGGACGGCCACGTGTGCGGTTTGATCGCGCTGGCAGACCAGCTCCGCCCCGACGCCTCCGCGGTAGTCCAGGATCTCCGCGCTGCGGGAATCGAGCACGTCATCATGCTGACCGGAGACAATACGCCGACCGCCAAGGCAATCGCACAAGCGAGCGGCATCGACGAGTTCCGAGCCGAGCTGCGGCCGGAAGACAAGGTCACAGCCATTGAGGAACTCGTACAGCGCTACGGCACCGTCGGGATGATCGGGGACGGGGTAAACGACGCACCTGCCCTGGCCCGCGCCAGCGTCGGCTTCGCGATGGGCGCCATCGGGACGGACGCCGCGATTGAGACCGCGGATATCGCCCTGATGAGCGATGACCTTTCTCGCGTACCCTGGCTGATCCGGCATTCGCGGCGTGCGCTTCGCATCGTGCGTCAGAACATCGTCGCGTCGCTGGCCATCAAGGCCGCTTTCATCGGGCTCACGCTACTCGGACACGCCTCGCTCTGGGCCGCCATCGCCGCGGACATGGGTGTGTCGCTGCTCGTGGTCGGCAACGCGCTGCGGTTGCTCAGCGACGTCGCTCAATCCGATTCAGCAGTGGGAATCTCTATTGAACGGAGATCGCAATGA